In Paenibacillus sonchi, a single genomic region encodes these proteins:
- a CDS encoding carbon-nitrogen hydrolase family protein, whose product MAFRVSAVQYHLHTISSFGEFAAECEHYIKTAEEYGAEFILFPEFLTTQLMSIGDEQGKALTIEDLPQFTDRYRELFAGYAQKYAVHIIGGTHVLRRNGKLYNVAHLFYPDGRIAEQAKLHITPAEVEGWNMGAGEGLEVFQTDKGTIAMLTCYDIEFPEIVRMARAKGADVIFCPSCTDDRHGFHRVRYTSHARAVENQVYVVLTGTVGSLPTVDLMRANFGQAAVITPNDIPFPPQGLLAEGEINSDMIITADLDLELLYRVRERGSVTTWRDRRTDLYADWT is encoded by the coding sequence ATGGCTTTTCGCGTATCTGCTGTCCAGTACCATTTGCATACCATTTCCTCCTTCGGGGAGTTTGCCGCTGAGTGCGAGCATTATATCAAAACAGCCGAAGAGTACGGTGCGGAATTCATCCTGTTCCCCGAATTTTTGACGACACAGCTGATGTCCATTGGCGATGAGCAGGGAAAAGCCCTCACTATAGAGGATCTGCCGCAGTTTACAGACCGTTACCGGGAGCTGTTTGCCGGGTATGCCCAAAAATATGCGGTGCATATCATTGGCGGCACCCATGTGCTGCGCAGGAACGGTAAGCTTTATAATGTGGCCCATCTTTTTTATCCGGACGGGAGAATTGCCGAGCAGGCTAAGCTGCATATCACGCCCGCTGAAGTAGAGGGCTGGAATATGGGGGCGGGGGAAGGGTTGGAGGTGTTCCAGACGGACAAAGGAACCATCGCCATGCTGACCTGCTACGATATTGAATTTCCGGAGATCGTGCGTATGGCCCGCGCCAAGGGGGCGGATGTGATCTTCTGCCCTTCCTGCACAGATGACCGGCATGGCTTCCACCGGGTAAGATACACCAGCCATGCCCGGGCGGTAGAAAATCAAGTCTATGTCGTGCTGACAGGCACCGTAGGCTCACTGCCCACCGTGGACCTGATGCGGGCGAACTTTGGCCAGGCGGCGGTGATTACGCCCAATGATATTCCGTTTCCTCCACAAGGGCTGCTGGCCGAGGGGGAAATCAACAGCGATATGATCATCACCGCCGATCTGGATCTGGAGCTGCTGTACCGCGTCCGTGAACGCGGGTCCGTGACCACATGGCGAGACCGCCGGACGGATCTGTACGCCGACTGGACGTAG
- a CDS encoding GNAT family N-acetyltransferase has product MYYKSFYAFDGKIPVPAVIRSYTEADFTELITIQSEAFPPPYPAELWWNREQLLNHVTLFPEGALCVEVNGELAGSVTGLKIRFDPEVPALQHTWSEVTADGYITTHQPDGNTLYIADLCVRPKYRKLGLGKELVQSLYHAVVDQKLERLLGAGRMPGYHLQASRMSAEEYLAGVVAGKWSDPVITFLLRCGRSPVGVVADYLDDEESGNYAALMEWRNPFL; this is encoded by the coding sequence ATGTATTACAAGAGTTTCTACGCTTTTGACGGCAAAATCCCGGTGCCTGCGGTGATCCGGTCTTACACGGAGGCTGATTTTACGGAACTGATCACCATTCAGTCTGAGGCTTTTCCGCCGCCCTATCCTGCTGAATTGTGGTGGAACCGGGAGCAGCTGCTGAATCATGTAACTCTTTTTCCGGAAGGTGCTTTATGTGTAGAGGTGAACGGGGAACTGGCAGGTTCGGTAACGGGCCTGAAAATCCGTTTTGACCCTGAGGTTCCGGCGCTTCAGCATACCTGGTCGGAGGTTACGGCAGATGGATATATTACTACGCACCAGCCGGACGGGAACACACTGTATATCGCTGATCTGTGCGTCCGTCCCAAATACCGCAAGCTGGGGCTGGGTAAAGAGCTGGTGCAGTCGCTGTATCACGCTGTGGTAGATCAGAAGCTGGAGCGGCTGCTGGGAGCGGGCCGGATGCCCGGCTATCATCTGCAGGCCTCCAGGATGTCAGCGGAGGAGTATCTGGCCGGAGTGGTGGCCGGGAAGTGGTCTGATCCGGTGATTACTTTCCTGCTGCGCTGCGGCCGGTCACCGGTCGGGGTAGTGGCTGATTATCTGGATGATGAGGAGTCGGGCAATTACGCTGCGCTCATGGAGTGGCGGAATCCTTTTCTATAA
- a CDS encoding DUF1934 domain-containing protein — protein sequence MTESESDKYGVSVTLESVQGGERNVVHAAGEVITRGNQLYLRYEETQTGPKDEAVSVRTTVKITDNGLKLIRHGGVQSEQSFEPGQRLPGFYRSPYTQFNLSTDTRKLDVKRAGRSLAVAWEYDLYVYGELSGQFAISLHIQEEPQS from the coding sequence ATGACTGAATCAGAGTCCGACAAATACGGCGTATCCGTAACACTGGAGAGCGTGCAGGGCGGGGAACGGAACGTGGTGCACGCAGCAGGCGAAGTTATCACCAGAGGCAATCAGCTCTATCTCCGTTATGAAGAAACGCAGACAGGACCCAAGGACGAGGCGGTTTCAGTCCGCACCACCGTGAAGATTACAGACAACGGGCTCAAGCTGATCCGTCACGGCGGCGTCCAGTCGGAGCAGTCCTTTGAGCCGGGACAACGTCTGCCGGGATTCTACCGCTCGCCTTATACACAGTTTAATCTCTCTACAGACACCCGGAAGCTGGACGTGAAGCGCGCTGGAAGATCGCTTGCGGTTGCGTGGGAATATGATCTCTACGTGTACGGGGAATTATCGGGACAGTTCGCTATAAGTTTGCATATACAGGAGGAACCACAATCATGA
- the argS gene encoding arginine--tRNA ligase, with translation MTQSQNPLQLANERLREAIAGAIIAAGLVTREELPAIVLEVPKDKAHGDLATNAAMQLTKIAKRNPRQIAEAIIGHLDKSAASIEKAEIAGPGFINFTLSKSYLYPVIALVAEQGDNYGRIDAGQGKRVEMEFVSANPTGSLHLGHARGAAVGDALCNVLDFAGYEVTREYYINDAGNQVANLCKSIETRYLQELGQPAEMPEDGYHGEDIKGFAKELVAEKGDALLSMTPGDRAAFFRTYGLAKELDKIKRDLTRFRVGFDIWFSETSLYENGEVLRSLDELRERGEVYEQDGATWLQTTKYGDDKDRVLIKNDGTYTYLTPDIAYHNDKYGRGYDTMINIWGADHHGYIPRMKAAMSALGNDPEKLVVLIAQMVSLFQNGEKVKMSKRTGKAVTMEDLMDEVGIDAIRYFFTMRSMDSHLDFDMDLAISTSNENPVFYVQYAHARICSIFRQAEEQGIVLPDFAEIDYAKLTAEHEYALLRKIGELPAEIGIAASSYAPHRLIRYVYDLASLFHSYYKAERVITEDAAQTLARLALLGAVRTTIANVLRLVGVTAPDRM, from the coding sequence ATGACACAAAGTCAAAACCCGCTTCAGTTAGCCAATGAACGGTTGAGGGAAGCGATCGCTGGGGCTATTATCGCCGCTGGCCTGGTTACTAGAGAGGAGCTTCCGGCCATTGTGCTGGAGGTGCCGAAAGACAAAGCCCACGGGGACCTGGCGACCAATGCCGCGATGCAGCTCACCAAGATTGCCAAACGTAATCCGCGGCAGATTGCTGAAGCGATTATCGGGCATCTGGACAAGAGCGCTGCTTCTATTGAAAAGGCTGAAATTGCCGGACCGGGCTTCATCAACTTTACGCTGTCCAAAAGCTACCTCTACCCGGTGATCGCCCTCGTAGCCGAACAGGGTGACAATTATGGCCGCATCGATGCAGGCCAGGGCAAAAGGGTCGAAATGGAATTTGTCAGCGCCAACCCTACCGGCAGCCTTCATCTGGGGCATGCCCGCGGGGCTGCTGTCGGCGACGCGCTCTGTAACGTACTGGATTTTGCCGGCTACGAGGTAACCCGCGAATATTACATCAATGATGCCGGGAACCAGGTCGCCAACCTGTGCAAATCCATCGAAACCCGTTACCTTCAGGAGCTGGGACAGCCGGCGGAAATGCCGGAGGACGGCTATCATGGCGAAGACATCAAGGGTTTTGCCAAAGAGCTGGTGGCTGAAAAAGGCGACGCTCTGCTGTCCATGACACCGGGCGACCGGGCGGCATTCTTCCGCACCTATGGTCTCGCCAAGGAGCTGGACAAAATCAAACGCGACCTCACCCGCTTCCGCGTAGGCTTCGATATCTGGTTCAGCGAAACCTCGCTGTACGAGAACGGTGAAGTGCTGCGTTCCCTGGATGAGCTGCGCGAGCGCGGCGAAGTCTACGAGCAAGATGGGGCCACCTGGCTGCAAACGACCAAATACGGCGACGACAAGGACCGCGTGCTGATCAAGAATGATGGGACCTACACCTACCTGACGCCGGATATCGCTTATCACAACGACAAATATGGCCGGGGCTACGATACAATGATCAACATCTGGGGCGCCGACCACCACGGCTATATTCCCCGGATGAAGGCGGCTATGTCGGCGCTTGGCAATGATCCGGAAAAGCTGGTTGTGCTGATTGCCCAAATGGTCAGTCTCTTCCAGAACGGCGAAAAGGTCAAAATGTCCAAACGTACGGGCAAAGCGGTTACGATGGAAGACCTGATGGACGAAGTCGGAATCGACGCCATCCGCTATTTCTTCACCATGCGCAGCATGGATTCGCATCTGGACTTCGATATGGACCTGGCTATTTCCACCTCCAATGAAAATCCTGTTTTCTATGTGCAGTACGCGCATGCACGGATCTGCAGCATTTTCCGCCAGGCGGAGGAGCAGGGGATTGTGCTTCCGGATTTTGCCGAAATCGATTATGCCAAGCTCACCGCTGAACATGAATATGCCCTTCTGCGCAAAATCGGCGAATTGCCGGCGGAGATCGGGATTGCCGCAAGCAGCTATGCACCGCACCGCCTGATCCGCTATGTGTACGATCTGGCTTCGCTGTTCCACAGCTACTACAAAGCGGAGCGCGTCATCACCGAAGATGCCGCCCAGACCCTGGCCCGCCTTGCCCTGCTGGGCGCGGTGCGGACCACAATCGCCAACGTGCTGCGCCTCGTTGGTGTTACCGCACCGGACCGGATGTAG
- the rpoE gene encoding DNA-directed RNA polymerase subunit delta — MSTPLNLKLDPEKVKEMPMVDLAFLVLKAANTPYYYRDLMVEVAKLRGMTEEQTNDTIAQLYTEINIDGRFACVGTNLWGLKRWYPLERSDDPVGNSKRPRIINDEDDDLEDDDFAEEEDNYAAEEEDFDAIDEDRDDLYSDDDSEEEVDEDVVIDEDDIDEDDVDDEDSEDGDDEDADDEDENDNY, encoded by the coding sequence GTGAGTACGCCACTCAATTTAAAGCTGGACCCCGAGAAAGTAAAAGAAATGCCGATGGTGGACCTGGCTTTTCTGGTGCTCAAAGCAGCCAATACACCCTATTATTACCGTGATCTGATGGTCGAAGTGGCCAAGCTGCGCGGGATGACAGAAGAACAAACGAACGATACTATTGCACAGTTATATACCGAGATCAACATTGACGGGCGGTTTGCCTGCGTTGGAACCAACCTGTGGGGATTGAAACGCTGGTATCCGCTGGAACGCTCCGATGACCCGGTCGGCAACTCCAAACGTCCGCGTATTATCAATGACGAGGATGACGATCTGGAGGACGACGACTTCGCAGAAGAGGAAGATAACTACGCAGCAGAAGAAGAGGATTTCGACGCTATCGATGAAGATCGTGACGACCTCTATTCCGACGACGACAGCGAAGAAGAAGTTGACGAAGATGTTGTAATCGATGAAGATGACATCGACGAAGACGACGTGGATGATGAGGATTCCGAAGACGGCGACGACGAAGATGCCGACGATGAGGACGAGAACGACAACTATTAG
- a CDS encoding CTP synthase has translation MTKYIFVTGGVVSSLGKGITAASLGRLLKNRGLKVTIQKFDPYINVDPGTMSPYQHGEVFVTDDGAETDLDLGHYERFIDINLSKNSNVTTGKIYSSVISKERRGEYLGGTVQVIPHITNEIKERVFRAGRETGSDVVITEIGGTVGDIESLPFLEAIRQIKSDIGRENVMYIHVTLIPYIKAAGEVKTKPTQHSVKELRSIGIQPNVIVCRTEYALSDDMKAKIALFCDIDANAVVECRDASTLYEVPLNLRDEGLDEIVVNHLKLTTPAPDMREWENMLGRIQKLERTVEIAIVGKYVALHDAYLSVVESLSHAGFAANAEVKVRWVDAELVTDENVGELLGGIGGILVPGGFGDRGIEGKISAIRYAREQSIPFFGICLGMQVSVIEYGRSILGLAGANSSEIDPATPHPLIDLLPEQKDIEDMGGTMRLGLYPCKLLPESLAMSCYDDELVYERHRHRYEFNNAYRDEIEKAGLVISGTSPDGRLVEIVELPGHPWFLSVQFHPEFTSRPNRPQPLFREFVKASLTHSEQL, from the coding sequence GTGACAAAGTATATTTTTGTAACGGGTGGTGTCGTGTCTTCCCTGGGCAAAGGGATTACCGCCGCTTCTCTGGGCAGGCTGCTCAAGAACAGAGGTTTGAAGGTGACGATTCAAAAATTCGATCCTTATATTAATGTAGACCCTGGAACCATGAGTCCTTATCAGCATGGCGAAGTGTTCGTAACCGACGATGGGGCGGAAACCGACCTGGACCTTGGGCACTATGAACGGTTTATTGACATCAATCTCTCGAAGAACAGCAACGTGACAACTGGCAAGATCTACTCCTCGGTCATCAGCAAAGAGCGCCGCGGGGAATATTTGGGCGGCACGGTTCAAGTCATTCCGCATATCACGAACGAGATCAAGGAACGCGTGTTCCGCGCAGGACGTGAAACCGGGTCCGATGTAGTGATTACCGAAATCGGCGGAACCGTGGGCGATATCGAGAGCTTGCCGTTTCTGGAAGCAATCCGTCAGATCAAAAGCGACATCGGCCGTGAGAATGTGATGTACATTCATGTCACCCTGATTCCGTATATCAAGGCTGCCGGAGAAGTCAAAACCAAACCGACTCAGCACAGCGTCAAGGAGCTGCGCAGTATCGGGATTCAGCCGAATGTCATTGTCTGCCGCACGGAATATGCGCTTTCTGATGACATGAAGGCCAAAATCGCCCTGTTCTGCGATATCGATGCCAATGCAGTGGTGGAATGCCGCGATGCATCAACCTTGTATGAAGTACCGCTCAACCTTCGGGATGAAGGACTGGACGAAATTGTAGTCAATCATTTGAAGCTGACGACACCTGCTCCGGATATGCGCGAATGGGAAAATATGCTGGGCCGGATCCAGAAGCTGGAGCGCACCGTTGAAATCGCCATCGTCGGCAAATATGTAGCCCTGCATGATGCTTATTTGAGTGTGGTGGAGTCCCTTTCGCATGCCGGCTTTGCGGCCAATGCCGAGGTGAAGGTCCGCTGGGTGGATGCTGAGCTTGTTACCGACGAGAATGTCGGCGAATTGCTGGGCGGCATCGGCGGCATTCTCGTTCCGGGCGGCTTCGGTGACCGGGGGATCGAAGGCAAGATTTCTGCCATTCGTTATGCCCGTGAACAATCCATTCCGTTCTTCGGTATCTGCCTTGGGATGCAGGTTTCCGTTATTGAATACGGCCGTTCCATTCTGGGACTGGCAGGTGCGAACAGCTCGGAGATTGATCCGGCTACACCGCACCCGCTGATTGACCTGCTGCCGGAGCAGAAGGATATCGAAGATATGGGCGGAACTATGCGTCTTGGTCTTTACCCATGTAAGCTTCTTCCTGAATCACTGGCAATGTCCTGCTACGATGATGAATTGGTATATGAACGTCACCGTCACCGGTATGAGTTCAACAACGCCTACCGTGATGAGATTGAAAAAGCCGGCCTCGTAATCTCCGGAACCTCTCCGGATGGCCGTCTGGTGGAGATCGTCGAGCTTCCGGGCCATCCGTGGTTCCTCTCAGTACAGTTCCATCCAGAGTTTACCTCCCGTCCGAACCGTCCGCAGCCGCTTTTCCGTGAATTTGTCAAAGCTTCGCTGACTCATTCCGAACAATTGTAA
- a CDS encoding response regulator, which yields MEKKKVLIVDDQNGIRILLMEVFNSEGYATFQAANGKLALDIVRSESPDLVLLDMKIPGMDGLEILKHLKEINPAIKVIMMTAYGELDMIKEATKLGALMHFTKPFDIDEMRIAVNMHLNNKSIDQCS from the coding sequence ATGGAAAAGAAAAAAGTGTTAATTGTCGATGATCAGAACGGAATCCGAATTCTCCTCATGGAAGTATTTAATAGTGAAGGGTATGCCACATTTCAAGCCGCTAACGGAAAACTGGCATTGGACATTGTCCGCAGCGAATCGCCCGACCTGGTCTTGCTCGATATGAAAATTCCGGGGATGGACGGACTTGAGATCCTGAAGCATTTGAAGGAGATCAATCCGGCTATCAAGGTCATTATGATGACAGCTTACGGTGAACTGGATATGATTAAGGAGGCGACCAAGCTGGGGGCGCTAATGCATTTTACTAAGCCGTTTGACATCGATGAGATGCGGATAGCTGTGAACATGCACCTTAACAATAAGTCTATAGACCAATGCAGCTAA
- the fba gene encoding class II fructose-1,6-bisphosphate aldolase, producing the protein MPLVSMTDMLNKALQGKYAVGQYNINNLEWTQAILGAAEEEKSPVILGVSEGAARHMGGFYTVVKMVEGLIHDMKITVPVAIHLDHGSSFDKCKEAIDAGFTSVMIDGSHHPIDENIEMTKKVVDYAHAKGVSVEAEVGTVGGQEDDVIGGIQYADLNECVRIVKETGIDTLAPALGSVHGPYHGEPNLGFKEMEEIRDAVKLPLVLHGGTGIPEHDIKKSISLGTSKINVNTENQIAFAKVVREVLAAKPDAYDPRTFIAPGREAIKQTVIGKIREFGSSNKA; encoded by the coding sequence ATGCCATTAGTATCGATGACAGACATGTTAAACAAAGCACTACAAGGAAAATACGCAGTAGGCCAGTACAACATCAACAACCTGGAGTGGACTCAAGCGATTCTTGGTGCCGCAGAAGAAGAGAAGTCACCAGTAATCCTTGGCGTATCCGAAGGCGCAGCCCGTCACATGGGCGGATTCTACACCGTTGTGAAGATGGTTGAAGGTCTTATCCATGACATGAAGATCACTGTACCGGTTGCCATTCACCTGGATCACGGTTCCAGCTTTGACAAATGCAAGGAAGCGATTGATGCCGGATTCACATCTGTAATGATCGACGGTTCCCATCACCCAATTGATGAGAATATCGAAATGACCAAAAAAGTTGTAGATTATGCTCATGCAAAAGGCGTTTCTGTAGAAGCTGAAGTGGGTACTGTCGGCGGACAGGAAGATGACGTTATCGGCGGCATTCAGTATGCGGACCTGAACGAATGCGTGCGTATCGTCAAAGAAACAGGCATCGATACCTTGGCTCCTGCGCTTGGTTCCGTACATGGCCCTTACCATGGCGAGCCTAACCTTGGGTTCAAAGAAATGGAAGAAATCCGTGATGCGGTTAAACTTCCATTGGTTCTGCACGGCGGAACTGGTATTCCAGAGCATGACATCAAGAAATCCATTTCCCTGGGTACTTCCAAAATCAACGTAAACACTGAGAACCAGATCGCATTTGCTAAGGTTGTTCGCGAAGTGCTGGCTGCAAAACCGGATGCTTACGATCCGCGTACATTCATCGCACCAGGCCGCGAAGCTATCAAACAGACCGTTATCGGCAAAATCCGCGAGTTCGGCTCCAGCAACAAAGCCTAA
- a CDS encoding UDP-N-acetylglucosamine 1-carboxyvinyltransferase — protein MEKLMIGGGRPLEGVVTISGAKNSAIALIPAAILAESEVVLDNLPSLSDVAVYSEILEDLGAAVSWTGSQMRINPSRIVSIPMPNGPVKKLRASYYMMGALLGRFKEATIGLPGGCNFEPRPIDQHIKGFEALGATVTNDHGSIHLYAKELHGAKIYLDVSSVGATINIMLAASRAKGSTIIENAAKEPEIIDVATLLNSMGAVIKGAGTETIRIEGVTEMHGCRHSIIPDRIQAGTYMIAAAATRGNVLIDNVIPKHLEALTAKLLEMGVSIEELDESIRVIGQGKYEHADVKALIYPGFATDLQSPMTSMLTQAEGVSVLSDFVYSNRFKHVPELVRMGAKIRVEGRSAIIEGSRLNAAKVKAADLRAGAALVIAGLTVEEGITEVTGVEFIDRGYDNLVSNLRNLGADVWRENE, from the coding sequence ATGGAAAAATTAATGATTGGCGGTGGACGTCCTTTAGAAGGCGTTGTCACCATCAGTGGAGCGAAGAATAGCGCGATTGCGCTTATTCCTGCGGCGATTTTGGCCGAGTCTGAAGTTGTTCTGGATAACTTGCCGTCCCTTAGCGATGTAGCTGTATACTCCGAAATTCTGGAGGATCTTGGAGCCGCGGTTTCCTGGACAGGCAGCCAGATGAGAATTAATCCCTCCCGTATCGTATCCATTCCAATGCCTAACGGACCGGTGAAGAAACTCCGGGCCTCGTATTATATGATGGGAGCGCTTCTTGGAAGATTTAAGGAGGCAACGATTGGTCTTCCCGGGGGCTGCAATTTTGAACCCCGTCCGATTGACCAGCACATTAAGGGCTTTGAAGCGCTGGGTGCGACTGTCACCAACGATCATGGTTCTATTCACTTGTATGCCAAGGAACTGCACGGTGCCAAAATCTATCTGGACGTATCGAGCGTAGGTGCCACTATTAACATTATGCTTGCGGCTTCACGCGCCAAGGGCTCAACAATTATTGAAAATGCGGCTAAAGAGCCTGAGATTATAGATGTAGCAACCCTCTTGAACTCCATGGGCGCTGTTATTAAGGGCGCGGGAACTGAAACGATCCGGATCGAAGGTGTCACGGAAATGCACGGCTGCCGTCATTCCATCATTCCCGACCGTATTCAGGCTGGAACGTATATGATTGCTGCTGCAGCTACGCGCGGCAATGTATTGATAGATAATGTAATCCCGAAGCATCTGGAGGCGCTGACGGCCAAGCTCCTGGAGATGGGCGTAAGTATTGAAGAACTGGATGAGAGCATCCGGGTCATCGGCCAGGGTAAATACGAGCATGCTGATGTAAAAGCACTGATATACCCTGGATTTGCCACCGATTTGCAATCGCCAATGACAAGTATGCTTACCCAGGCTGAAGGGGTCAGTGTGCTCAGCGATTTTGTATACAGTAACCGGTTTAAGCATGTGCCGGAACTGGTGCGTATGGGCGCCAAAATCCGTGTCGAAGGACGTTCCGCCATTATTGAAGGAAGCAGGCTGAATGCTGCGAAGGTCAAAGCTGCCGATCTGCGTGCAGGCGCAGCGCTTGTGATTGCCGGACTTACGGTGGAGGAAGGAATTACCGAGGTTACCGGTGTGGAATTTATCGACCGTGGTTACGACAATCTGGTTAGCAACTTGCGTAATTTGGGAGCCGATGTATGGCGCGAGAACGAATAA
- the rho gene encoding transcription termination factor Rho, protein MDLQISDLEEMKLTDLYKLAKKYQIPYYGTLKKRELIFAILRAQAEQSGLMFMEGVLEILPEGYGFLRPINYLPSAEDIYISASQIRKFDLRSGDLVSGKCRTPKENERYFGLLQVNAVNGENPASAAERLHFPALTPLYPQDKLPLETSPTHLSTRIMDLLAPVGLGQRGLIVAPPKAGKTLLLKEIANSISTNNPEIALFVLLIDERPEEVTDMQRSVKGEVVASTFDELPENHIKVAELVLQRALRLVEHKKDVVILLDSITRLARAYNLVVPPSGRTLSGGIDPAAFHRPKRFFGSARNVEEGGSLTILATALIDTGSRMDDIIYEEFKGTGNMELHLDRKLAERRIFPAIDIRRSGTRREEVLLSKEELDTIWAIRKNMNESYDFVEGFLKKLRDSKTNAEFLASFDVAGNKESSSPSGTASNGGTSNSGSSARRTSRPKTPSVPTT, encoded by the coding sequence ATGGATCTTCAAATTTCCGATTTGGAAGAAATGAAGCTGACCGATTTGTATAAGCTGGCGAAAAAATACCAGATTCCATACTACGGGACGCTAAAAAAACGGGAGCTGATTTTTGCCATCCTCCGGGCTCAGGCGGAACAGAGCGGGCTCATGTTTATGGAAGGTGTGCTCGAAATTTTGCCTGAGGGCTATGGTTTTCTAAGGCCGATTAACTACTTGCCCAGCGCGGAAGATATTTATATCTCGGCTTCCCAGATTCGCAAGTTCGATCTTAGAAGCGGCGATCTGGTATCCGGCAAATGCCGCACTCCCAAAGAGAATGAACGCTACTTCGGATTGCTTCAAGTCAACGCCGTCAACGGCGAGAATCCTGCCAGTGCAGCAGAGCGTTTGCATTTTCCGGCGCTGACACCTCTTTATCCGCAAGATAAGCTGCCGCTTGAAACATCCCCTACACACTTGTCTACCCGAATTATGGATTTGCTTGCTCCTGTTGGTCTGGGGCAGCGCGGTTTGATTGTAGCACCTCCCAAAGCAGGGAAAACGCTCCTCCTAAAAGAAATTGCCAACAGCATTTCCACTAACAATCCTGAAATTGCTCTGTTTGTACTGCTGATTGATGAACGTCCCGAGGAAGTAACGGATATGCAGCGTTCTGTGAAGGGTGAAGTTGTGGCATCTACCTTTGATGAGCTCCCGGAGAACCATATCAAAGTAGCCGAGCTTGTACTGCAGCGGGCTTTGCGTTTAGTAGAGCATAAGAAGGATGTTGTCATTTTGCTGGATAGTATTACCCGGCTCGCGCGTGCCTACAACTTGGTTGTACCTCCATCCGGGCGCACACTGAGCGGCGGTATTGATCCGGCGGCATTCCATCGTCCCAAACGGTTTTTTGGGTCTGCACGGAATGTGGAGGAAGGCGGAAGCCTAACCATACTCGCAACGGCGCTTATTGATACCGGTTCACGGATGGATGATATTATTTATGAAGAATTTAAAGGTACAGGGAACATGGAGCTTCATTTGGACCGCAAGCTGGCAGAACGCCGCATTTTCCCGGCCATCGATATCCGCCGTTCCGGCACGCGCCGCGAAGAGGTGCTGCTGAGCAAGGAAGAGCTGGATACCATTTGGGCAATTCGCAAAAATATGAACGAGTCCTACGATTTTGTGGAAGGCTTCCTCAAAAAGCTGCGTGACAGCAAGACGAATGCCGAATTCCTGGCCTCCTTTGATGTTGCGGGGAATAAGGAATCTTCGTCTCCAAGCGGAACGGCAAGCAATGGCGGAACCTCGAACAGCGGCTCGTCCGCACGCCGGACATCCCGGCCGAAGACGCCTTCAGTGCCCACCACCTGA